One part of the Gossypium raimondii isolate GPD5lz chromosome 1, ASM2569854v1, whole genome shotgun sequence genome encodes these proteins:
- the LOC105785310 gene encoding ATP synthase subunit d, mitochondrial, protein MSGAGKKVVDVAFKAGKSIDWEGMAKLLVSDEARKEFATLRRTFDEVNSTLQTKFSQEPEPIDWEYYRKGIGSRLVDMYKEAYESVEIPKFVDTVTPQFKPKFDALLVELKEAEEKSLKESERLEKEIADVQELKQKISTMTADEYFEKHPELKKKFDDEIRNDNWGY, encoded by the exons ATGAGCGGAGCAGGAAAGAAAGTAGTGGATGTGGCTTTCAAAGCAGGAAAGAGCATTGATTGGGAAGGGATGGCGAAGCTTTTGGTCTCCGATGAGGCTCGCAAAGAGTTCGCCACTCTTCGTCGCACTTTCGATGAAGTTAACTCCACTTTGCAGACCAAGTTCAGCCAG GAACCTGAGCCTATCGATTGGGAATATTATAGAAAAGGAATCGGCTCGCGATTGGTGGATATGTACAAAGAGGCTTATGAGA GCGTAGAGATCCCCAAGTTTGTTGACACAGTCACTCCTCAATTCAAACCGAAATTTGATGCATTG TTGGTTGAATTGAAAGAAGCAGAGGAGAAATCTTTGAAAGAGTCCGAGCGTTTGGAGAAAGAAATTGCCGACGTTCAGGAACTGAAG CAAAAGATCAGCACCATGACAGCAGATGAGTACTTTGAGAAACATCCCGAACTGAAAAAGAAATTCGATGATGAGATCCGCAATGACAATTGGGGCTATTGA
- the LOC105785311 gene encoding uncharacterized protein LOC105785311, with amino-acid sequence MGSQQAMEAFKVYRVLLKAVKNHIGKEEYKKHFSQYIAEQFRKNSQLSDPSLVAQRIKLANDYTYLLNSVHHHKDLLFSYNIAVDRSDEMKRLLGKSAASVGLKLPEVYQP; translated from the exons ATGGGTTCTCAACAAGCTATGGAAGCATTCAAAGTATATCGTGTCCTTCTTAAAGCAGTGAAAAACCACATTGGAAAAGAAGAGTATAAAAAGCATTTTAGCCAGTATATAGCAGAGCAATTTAGGAAAAACAGTCAACTTTCAGACCCTTCTTTAGTTGCTCAAAGAATTAAGCTTGCCAATGATTATACTTATTTGCTTAACAGTGTGCATCATCACAAG GACTTATTGTTCTCATACAACATAGCGGTTGATAGGTCAGATGAAATGAAAAGATTACTTGGAAAATCAGCTGCAAGTGTTGGTCTCAAGCTTCCTGAGGTTTATCAGCCTTGA